The Longimicrobiales bacterium genome contains a region encoding:
- a CDS encoding type II CAAX endopeptidase family protein: MTRRPIFWVVFSALGLAGAIVAVQLFTVALPNVSLDISMDRAAAMADASSLADRMGWGPDSARAAASFGQADPEVQTYVELEGGGRDAFQDLMDAGVYQPYQWQVRLFAEGQVTETRVRFSPAGEPYGFRVRRAEDDPGAGNLNEAQARSVAEEAGTAWPVDLGRYSLLDSSEEEQPGGRVDHTFVYERQDVTLAEARFRLRLVVAGDQLTELTHFVFVPEAFSRRYADMRSTNDAIALVSSSIFMLIFVLLGAGVGSALLLRRRWIEWRTALAWGAASAALFGLNAINALPLAWMGYDTALSSKLFVFQNIASAGAIALLGAPLLAFFFLAGESLGRKAFPEHLQQWRFWNRDVAASNTALGMTVGAYILVGLELGYVILFYLGTARLDGWWSPADALVQPDLLATYFPWLQAVSISLFAAFWEESIFRAVPIACAALIGARYGRKNMWIWGMVAFQAVVFAAGHANYPQQPAYARVIELSLPAFVWGSVYVFFGLVPTIITHFLYDLALISSVLFASDAVVDQFVIVLVGAIPLAVVLWARRGGRGTAYAPPWAFNGAWSPRPVPERPPAEAPPLRESSAAPVVEEAAPVDAAARLPLPAVLFKVMGAVGFALWLGALMVDKAPPRFEVTRVHAIEIANEALTSSGHDISGWTPGAFTGGGASEGHEYVFAEAGFETFDALAGDFLSPPQWVVRYVDWTADPEDRVEEFLVNLNVDGSLRRIVHTLPEGRAGAMLGAPAARRLAEAALPPGDWEEVGAEETTHEARTDWNFTFRDRAVLTEVDGEGRAAVSVLGDEVGNVRRFVHIPEEWQRARRDLESRRSILGVGLIFTLILMFGVGAIVAIVVWSRGGLKVGPVWKGSALAAVALGMSVANEWPVTVSRFLTSQPYGFQAGGAALGLLLVTVIAGAAIGLVIALGHSWAEPEARVRPPQWIGISVGLIVAGAGSFAAAFLGGMPSLPDYSGVATFIPLLSPPIDRIVPLLFVTSALLLLAVAMRRFRGHPFLGSVTGYAVLALGIVIVPTALQDSLVMWVGGGLVGAAAIYGLVHVIGLLPALAPIVFGTVVFLDALESVLDRAYSGAMLGYLLAAMIVAVLARAWSNELAAAPSESSANLPAS; the protein is encoded by the coding sequence ATGACACGGCGCCCCATCTTTTGGGTCGTCTTCAGTGCGCTGGGGCTCGCAGGCGCGATCGTAGCGGTCCAGCTGTTCACCGTCGCCCTGCCCAACGTATCCCTCGATATCTCGATGGATCGCGCGGCGGCGATGGCTGACGCGTCTTCGCTCGCCGACCGGATGGGGTGGGGGCCTGACTCCGCCCGCGCGGCGGCGTCCTTTGGCCAGGCAGACCCTGAGGTTCAGACGTACGTCGAGCTCGAGGGTGGCGGTCGGGACGCGTTTCAAGATCTCATGGATGCAGGCGTCTATCAGCCGTATCAGTGGCAGGTGCGACTTTTCGCTGAGGGCCAGGTCACGGAAACGCGGGTACGCTTTTCTCCTGCCGGTGAGCCTTACGGATTTCGAGTGAGACGCGCGGAGGATGACCCCGGCGCGGGTAACCTCAATGAAGCTCAGGCGCGCTCCGTGGCAGAAGAGGCGGGCACTGCCTGGCCGGTCGACCTCGGTCGGTACTCGCTTCTGGATTCGTCCGAGGAAGAGCAACCCGGCGGTCGCGTAGACCACACCTTCGTCTACGAACGTCAGGACGTCACGCTCGCCGAAGCTCGATTTCGGCTGCGGCTCGTGGTGGCGGGTGATCAGCTCACTGAACTGACACACTTCGTGTTCGTTCCGGAGGCGTTCTCGCGTAGGTATGCGGATATGCGGTCGACCAACGATGCGATTGCGTTGGTATCGAGTTCGATTTTCATGTTGATCTTCGTGCTGCTCGGAGCGGGAGTTGGTAGCGCGCTTCTGCTGCGTCGGCGCTGGATCGAGTGGCGGACTGCATTGGCCTGGGGTGCGGCCAGTGCAGCGCTCTTCGGTCTGAACGCGATCAACGCCCTACCACTCGCGTGGATGGGGTACGACACGGCGCTCTCGTCGAAGCTCTTCGTATTCCAGAACATCGCTAGCGCTGGAGCCATCGCGCTCCTGGGGGCGCCTCTACTCGCCTTCTTCTTCCTGGCCGGTGAATCGCTCGGCAGGAAGGCGTTTCCGGAGCATCTCCAGCAATGGCGCTTCTGGAACCGAGATGTGGCTGCGTCGAATACCGCCCTCGGGATGACCGTTGGTGCGTATATCCTGGTGGGCCTCGAGTTGGGCTACGTGATTCTCTTCTACCTGGGGACTGCGCGCCTGGACGGGTGGTGGTCTCCAGCAGACGCCTTGGTGCAGCCCGATCTGCTTGCCACCTACTTCCCTTGGTTACAGGCCGTCTCCATCTCGCTGTTCGCAGCGTTTTGGGAGGAGAGCATCTTCCGCGCGGTGCCGATCGCCTGTGCTGCTTTGATTGGGGCACGGTACGGACGGAAGAACATGTGGATCTGGGGCATGGTGGCGTTCCAAGCCGTCGTCTTCGCTGCAGGGCACGCGAACTACCCGCAGCAGCCGGCCTATGCCAGGGTGATCGAACTTTCTCTGCCGGCGTTTGTGTGGGGCAGCGTGTACGTCTTCTTCGGTCTTGTCCCGACCATTATCACGCATTTCCTCTACGACTTGGCCCTCATTTCCAGCGTGCTCTTCGCGTCGGACGCAGTTGTGGACCAATTCGTGATCGTGTTGGTGGGGGCGATTCCTCTGGCGGTCGTGTTGTGGGCCCGCAGGGGAGGACGAGGGACAGCTTATGCACCCCCGTGGGCGTTCAATGGCGCCTGGAGTCCCCGACCTGTCCCTGAGCGACCGCCTGCCGAAGCTCCACCACTCCGTGAGAGTTCAGCGGCGCCAGTAGTGGAGGAAGCCGCCCCCGTGGACGCTGCCGCTCGACTCCCGCTCCCGGCAGTTCTGTTTAAGGTGATGGGAGCCGTGGGCTTTGCGCTGTGGCTTGGTGCGCTCATGGTCGACAAGGCGCCTCCCCGGTTCGAAGTCACGCGTGTTCATGCCATCGAAATCGCTAACGAAGCCCTCACTTCGAGCGGCCATGACATCAGCGGTTGGACTCCTGGGGCCTTCACGGGTGGCGGTGCGTCTGAGGGTCACGAATACGTCTTTGCGGAGGCAGGTTTCGAGACATTCGACGCGCTCGCGGGAGACTTCCTTTCCCCTCCGCAGTGGGTTGTCCGGTATGTCGATTGGACTGCCGATCCCGAGGATAGGGTCGAGGAGTTCCTAGTGAACCTCAATGTGGACGGATCGCTCCGACGAATCGTGCACACGCTTCCAGAGGGGAGAGCGGGGGCGATGCTCGGGGCGCCAGCGGCCCGCCGGCTGGCCGAGGCGGCACTCCCTCCGGGTGACTGGGAAGAGGTCGGGGCAGAAGAAACGACTCATGAGGCCCGCACAGACTGGAACTTCACCTTCCGAGACAGGGCGGTGCTGACCGAAGTGGACGGCGAGGGGCGGGCAGCAGTGTCCGTGCTGGGAGATGAGGTCGGCAATGTGCGCCGTTTCGTACACATCCCTGAGGAGTGGCAGCGCGCGCGCCGTGACTTGGAGAGTCGGCGGTCCATCCTGGGCGTCGGACTCATCTTCACGCTGATCTTGATGTTCGGAGTGGGGGCGATTGTGGCCATCGTCGTGTGGAGCAGGGGAGGACTGAAGGTGGGGCCGGTCTGGAAGGGCTCTGCACTGGCGGCCGTGGCGCTTGGGATGTCGGTGGCGAACGAGTGGCCGGTCACTGTATCTCGCTTTTTGACGAGTCAGCCGTATGGATTCCAGGCAGGAGGGGCTGCGCTCGGGCTCCTCTTGGTGACGGTGATCGCAGGCGCCGCGATCGGGCTCGTCATCGCTCTTGGGCACTCCTGGGCCGAACCCGAGGCACGGGTCCGGCCTCCACAGTGGATTGGCATTTCCGTGGGACTGATCGTGGCGGGGGCCGGCAGCTTCGCGGCTGCGTTCCTCGGCGGGATGCCGTCGCTGCCAGACTACTCTGGGGTCGCGACGTTCATACCGCTGCTGTCTCCACCCATCGATAGGATTGTGCCACTCCTTTTCGTGACGTCTGCCTTGCTGCTCCTTGCGGTGGCGATGCGTCGTTTCCGCGGACATCCATTCCTCGGGAGCGTCACCGGCTACGCGGTACTCGCTTTGGGCATCGTGATCGTCCCGACGGCCCTACAGGATTCGTTGGTGATGTGGGTGGGAGGTGGACTGGTCGGCGCAGCAGCCATCTACGGCCTCGTCCACGTGATTGGACTTCTGCCGGCTTTGGCTCCGATCGTCTTCGGTACGGTAGTGTTCTTGGATGCCCTGGAGTCTGTGCTCGACCGAGCCTATTCGGGAGCTATGCTCGGGTATCTGCTGGCCGCGATGATCGTCGCGGTTCTGGCGCGAGCGTGGTCGAACGAATTGGCGGCGGCACCGTCGGAGAGCTCGGCCAACCTTCCAGCTAGCTGA
- a CDS encoding zinc-dependent metalloprotease: MRTPTAWIALLTIVLFSACGGTTNGPDMPSPEGSGNAREGGPGDRGGDSDSGDESYEDVIEDAESDEGLFTVHHKDSDYLFEIPDALLRRDMLLISRVSGKMDGLGGFSPAGAASNRQMVRFERQDDRILLRKYSGEAMADDTLAIALSVQANYFPPILASWEIEARGPDSTSSVVDVTDFFGGDTPAISGLSPAQRRTYQVRRLDEDRSFIGRVRSYPQNVNVRHTLTYDAGAPPSDARANTISLEMNQSLVLLPEEPMRARHADPRLGFFSINRINYGLDEQKAATETFIRRWRLEPSDAAAYARGQVVDPVTPITYYVDPATPARYVGAVKRGVENWQAAFETAGFSNAIVALDAPSPEEDPDWDPEDVRFSVVRWSASLTRNAQGPSTSDPRTGEIIESDIVWYHNHMRSYRNWMMVQTGGANPDARQLPLTDQLMEEAMEQVITHEIGHAIGLPHNMVASSSYPVDSLRSQTFASEMGVAPTIMDYARQNYIAQPGDGLRPEDFLRRIGVYDHYSVNWGYRLLPDAATPADEFDTLDEWIVARADDRMYKYLPQGGLGVSDPRAQTEDMGDDPVRASEYGMANLKRIVPNLVAWTTKSGEDYSDLREIYGEAVGQWNRYVGHVVTVVAGVHVDLKTADQDGAVFDGVERTEQKRAMAWLTREVFDAPVWLNVPDILERIGPTGGSFANVSRRQISILNRLLDPRRMATLSELEATQPSGSYPLVEFLDDVRSGVWQDLSAVSAIDGYRRALQRAYLERMEYLMTEEPAGNPFQGAAPDVSNSDVRPLVRAQLTDLRADVVRRTGRQIVHRVTEAHLDDVIVRIDAILDPGSE; this comes from the coding sequence ATGCGTACGCCGACCGCTTGGATCGCCCTCCTGACGATCGTTCTCTTTTCCGCATGTGGAGGAACGACCAACGGCCCCGACATGCCGTCTCCAGAAGGGTCCGGAAACGCACGTGAGGGAGGCCCGGGCGATCGCGGCGGAGACTCGGATAGCGGCGATGAAAGCTACGAGGACGTGATCGAGGATGCAGAATCCGACGAGGGTCTCTTTACGGTTCATCACAAGGATTCCGACTACCTCTTCGAGATCCCTGACGCGCTGCTCAGGAGAGACATGCTGCTCATCAGTCGAGTCTCCGGCAAAATGGATGGCCTTGGCGGATTCTCACCGGCCGGAGCCGCGTCGAACCGTCAGATGGTCCGGTTCGAGCGACAAGACGACCGCATTCTCCTGCGGAAGTACTCCGGCGAAGCGATGGCGGACGACACCTTGGCCATCGCTCTCTCGGTTCAAGCGAACTACTTCCCACCGATCTTGGCCTCTTGGGAGATCGAGGCTCGTGGGCCCGACAGCACATCGTCTGTCGTTGATGTGACCGATTTCTTCGGAGGCGACACCCCGGCGATCTCCGGCCTCAGCCCCGCTCAGCGCCGCACCTACCAGGTCCGACGGCTGGACGAGGACAGGAGCTTCATTGGGAGAGTCCGCAGCTACCCGCAAAACGTCAACGTGCGCCATACGCTCACGTACGACGCAGGCGCCCCACCGTCCGATGCGCGGGCGAATACGATCTCCTTGGAAATGAATCAATCTCTCGTGCTCCTGCCCGAGGAGCCCATGAGGGCCCGGCATGCGGACCCGCGCTTAGGGTTCTTTTCCATCAATCGGATCAACTACGGGTTGGACGAGCAGAAGGCGGCCACAGAGACGTTCATCCGTCGGTGGCGCCTTGAACCGTCCGACGCCGCAGCGTACGCCCGCGGCCAAGTCGTCGATCCGGTGACCCCCATCACCTATTACGTCGACCCGGCAACACCAGCGCGTTATGTCGGCGCGGTGAAGAGAGGCGTGGAGAACTGGCAGGCGGCCTTCGAGACCGCGGGGTTCAGCAACGCGATCGTTGCGCTCGACGCACCGTCTCCGGAAGAAGACCCAGATTGGGATCCGGAAGACGTGCGTTTCTCGGTAGTCCGCTGGTCGGCGAGCCTGACGCGTAACGCTCAGGGCCCAAGCACGTCAGATCCGCGAACGGGTGAGATCATCGAATCGGACATCGTGTGGTACCACAACCACATGCGGTCCTACCGCAACTGGATGATGGTTCAGACTGGCGGTGCGAACCCGGACGCGCGGCAGCTCCCTCTGACGGACCAGCTCATGGAAGAAGCCATGGAGCAGGTCATCACCCACGAGATCGGTCATGCGATTGGGCTCCCCCACAACATGGTGGCGTCTTCGTCCTATCCGGTGGACTCACTCCGCTCACAGACTTTCGCGAGCGAAATGGGCGTTGCTCCCACGATCATGGATTACGCGCGGCAGAACTACATCGCGCAGCCCGGGGACGGCCTCCGTCCGGAAGACTTCCTGCGCCGAATCGGTGTGTACGACCACTACTCCGTCAATTGGGGGTACCGGCTCCTTCCGGACGCAGCCACCCCCGCGGATGAGTTCGATACGCTCGACGAGTGGATCGTCGCACGTGCAGACGACCGCATGTACAAGTACCTGCCGCAGGGCGGACTCGGGGTAAGTGACCCGCGGGCGCAAACCGAGGACATGGGAGACGACCCCGTCCGGGCCAGCGAATACGGCATGGCGAATCTGAAGCGCATCGTTCCCAACCTCGTCGCATGGACCACGAAGTCGGGTGAAGACTACTCCGACCTCAGAGAGATCTACGGCGAGGCGGTGGGCCAATGGAACCGGTACGTGGGGCACGTGGTCACGGTCGTCGCTGGCGTTCACGTCGACCTCAAGACAGCGGACCAGGACGGCGCGGTCTTCGACGGCGTCGAACGCACCGAGCAGAAGCGTGCAATGGCATGGCTGACGCGCGAAGTCTTCGACGCACCTGTTTGGCTCAACGTCCCTGACATTTTGGAGCGGATCGGGCCCACCGGAGGGAGCTTCGCGAACGTCTCGCGGCGACAGATTTCGATCCTCAATCGCCTACTCGATCCGCGCCGGATGGCCACGCTCTCCGAACTCGAGGCGACTCAGCCATCCGGTTCGTATCCGCTGGTGGAGTTCCTAGACGATGTCCGTTCCGGGGTCTGGCAAGATCTAAGCGCGGTGTCCGCCATCGATGGATATCGTCGCGCGCTCCAACGCGCATACCTAGAGCGGATGGAGTACCTCATGACCGAGGAACCCGCGGGCAACCCGTTCCAGGGTGCCGCACCCGACGTAAGCAATTCAGACGTGCGGCCGCTCGTCAGGGCTCAATTGACCGACCTACGGGCCGACGTGGTGCGGAGGACCGGCAGACAGATCGTTCATCGCGTCACGGAGGCGCACTTGGATGACGTCATCGTTCGCATCGACGCAATTTTGGATCCGGGCAGCGAGTGA
- a CDS encoding MBL fold metallo-hydrolase, whose amino-acid sequence MQDPRAYSRRDFLGHSASCAAHVGLMAAGVPLWSRGVWTRQERFPVVASEPWGRLEQISEGIWGLVSDPLTDRTTLCNGGIVSGRAGVVVIEAFGSDDGARWMAQQALRLAGRAPTHVIATHYHGDHTGGLSGAKEASSPEVLMTEVTRDTMVERNNGAPREILSEAQVIDQRRPTEIDLGDRSLIVVPRRGHTDSDISIEISDPSVVFCGDLVWNAMFPNYVDAIPSRLSQAVRLMRRREPTTYVPGHGPLADDAAMGRYIDLLDHVEGASRRALERGMTAEEAGTEYTLPTGLEDWTLFNPGYFARAIGAWMSELEGA is encoded by the coding sequence TTGCAAGACCCCCGCGCCTATTCCCGCCGTGACTTTCTCGGACATTCGGCTTCGTGCGCGGCTCACGTCGGTCTGATGGCGGCCGGAGTGCCGCTGTGGAGCCGAGGGGTGTGGACCCGGCAGGAGCGATTCCCGGTGGTGGCGTCCGAGCCGTGGGGTCGCCTCGAGCAGATCTCGGAGGGTATTTGGGGGCTCGTCTCGGATCCGCTCACCGACCGGACCACCTTGTGCAACGGCGGAATCGTCTCGGGTCGAGCCGGCGTTGTAGTCATCGAGGCCTTCGGGTCCGATGACGGCGCTCGGTGGATGGCGCAGCAGGCGCTCCGTCTGGCGGGAAGGGCTCCGACACACGTGATCGCGACGCACTATCACGGAGATCACACGGGCGGCCTCAGCGGAGCGAAAGAAGCGTCTTCGCCTGAGGTGCTGATGACGGAGGTCACGCGTGATACCATGGTGGAAAGGAACAACGGTGCCCCGAGGGAGATCTTGAGTGAGGCTCAGGTCATCGACCAGCGACGCCCCACGGAGATCGATCTGGGAGATCGATCTCTGATCGTAGTACCACGCCGCGGCCACACGGACTCGGACATCTCCATCGAAATCTCCGATCCGTCGGTCGTATTCTGTGGAGACTTGGTCTGGAACGCGATGTTCCCGAACTACGTCGATGCGATCCCGTCGCGGCTCTCACAAGCTGTGCGCCTGATGAGGCGTAGAGAGCCGACCACCTACGTGCCCGGACATGGGCCCTTAGCGGACGACGCAGCGATGGGGCGATACATCGATCTCTTGGATCACGTCGAAGGGGCGTCACGTCGTGCGCTGGAGCGCGGCATGACTGCAGAAGAAGCAGGAACCGAGTACACTCTGCCCACCGGTCTCGAAGACTGGACGCTGTTCAACCCCGGCTACTTCGCCCGCGCAATCGGGGCCTGGATGTCGGAGTTGGAGGGCGCCTAG